The genomic DNA CAAGGCTTAACGCAACAAGAACTTGCAGACGAGATTGGAACGTCTTTCTCCTATATTGGTCGGGTTGAGCGTGGCGAAAGCAACGTGACAATCGAAACCATTACAAAGATAACAAATGCTCTCAATATTGAATTCTTTGATTTTATGAGCTTAGGAAAGAAGCAAGAAAATGAGGTCATATTAGCGATAAACGCTTTACTCCTAAAACAAGACGAACAGAGCCATAAAAAGGCCCTGAATATTTTAAAAGAAGTATTTGATGAAAAATAGTATGTCTATAATAAGTTCTAAAAAGCAAAATCTTTCCTCAATGTAATGGCCTTTTTCTTGAGGATTTCGACTTTAACCGAATGAAGTATTGGATAGCGATAGCCATAAGCACTAATATCATATTGTAATAAAAAGGGGCATTTATGTTAAAGCGTTCAATGAGTACGCCTGCGATGATTGGAGAAACAATAGCCCCTAATTCCGAGAGGGATACAACGTTGCCGATAAATGAACTTCTGTTTTCCTCAGGAATGACATCCCCCAGTTGCGAGTAAAAAGAATCCAGATAGCTTGCTCCGCCAATGCCTCCGATGAACATCCCCAAGTATACGATCCATGGTTCCTTGAACCAAAGAAACAAGGCTATTTCCACCATGATCAGCAACAGGCCAATAATACTGAGCATTAAGCGATCTTTGAGCAGGTCCGATACCTTGCCGATAAAAGGTGCTGATACAAACGTCGATACCCCGATGATGGTAAAAGCCAGGCTGATTTCTACAGGGCTCCAGTGAAACTTGTAGGTCGCATACACAGAGAAGTACGTTAAAAATATGGCGAAGGCACTCATTTCAAGGAAATGAACGGTGGAATAGAGCAGTAGCTGCTTTGTTAAAGCGGTTTTTCTTTTTGGCTCATGAAGGGGCTCGCGCTGTGGCTGAGGTTTGGAAGGAGGACTGGGGAATGTCATTCTGGAGACGGCGACGAACGAAACCAATGAAAACATAGCAACGAAATAGAATGGAACCGATAAAGTAAAATAGGAAACAATCACTCCGCTCATGATAGGTCCTAAAATCGTACCTGCCCCTTCGCTGCTGCTGATATATCCATTGAGGATACCTCTATTCTCCGTGGTACTGATCTGGTTGATGGTGACTCTTACAAAGACGGTTAATCCTATCGCCACCAAGCCTTGAAGGAGTCTAAGGATGGATAGAATGATGAAGCTTTCTGCAATCGGGAACAAGAGCATACAAATAATCTCAGCCAAGAGTAAGCTCAGCCCCAAGCGCTTTGCGCCAATTTTTTCATAAATTCGTCCTGCCAAGCCTCCACCCAGAAATCTTCCCACATAAAATAGAGAAAATAAAATACTCATATGGAGTGCGGATATGCCGAACTGTTCTACATAAATAGCAAAGAGTGGGAGAATCATACTCCCACTCATGTTAGCAATAAGACTGATGACAATCATACAGACGATATTATGGTTTAAATGTATACGCCTCTTCATATCCTCGAAACCTCTCTTTGATTATGCATAATGGGGAACCGTTGTTCTGATTGCTCCTGATATGCATAAAGGCTTCAACAAGGGGAGCGATTCTCCCTAGGATACGCAGGTGTGTTCCTCATTGTGCCTAAATTTAAGCGGGAAAGCCCCCTCCAGGCGGTGGCCAAGCTCCATAGATACGGCGCAGCAGCACGATTTCGCCCAAATGATATGAGTTGTGGGAAGCGATATTCCGTAGCAGTCCCGCCTTCGTTTCACCTGGGAAATGGGCCAGCGAATCATCCAGCTGTGCGGTTTCAGCAATTTTTACAGCCTGATCTACGCCCTGCAAAAATTCGTTAATAACTGCCTGCCATGCTTCTTCACTTTGCGGTCCTGTTTCTTCGGGCCAGCTTTCCATCACATTGCCCGGAAGCTGGGGCTTCCGGCCTTCCAAATGCTCCAGCATAAATTGCTGCCAGTAGCTCATATGCTTCAACAGTTGATAAATGCTGTAGGGCATTTCTGCATTTTTTTTACCTGCCAGTTCAGCGTCGATATCCGGCAAAGCCCGAGCTACTCGAATATGTCCACGTTCACCGACCAGCGATTTAACCAGTGCTTGACCGAATAATTGGTTTGCATCCGACATGAATTGATCATCCCTTCTTTTTTAATGTAACAGCCTTTTGGCCTCCATATAGAACACCTGTACAAATTTCTTCGTATTGATACGGGCTTGAGACAGCGAGGGCTCCACATTGTTTTGCAGTTCCAGCATTTTTTTGCGGATTTCTGTAAAATCAAAAAATTTGGACGCATAATTTTCAAATTTAGGGTGAGTGTAATCCGTCAATCCGAGCGACACGATATGGCTTAGTGTCTGGAAAATGGCGCGGCGGACGCGCTGCTCAGAGGCCTTGATTTCCTTGCTCAGCTCTGCCGCAGAAGCTGAGCTTCCCAGCCGTTTCAAGGCTACATTCGCGAAGATATCCTTCAGCGGCGGGAACAGATAGGGCGATAGGTTACCCGTTTCTTCCTCATACTGGTCCAGATATTCCAGCATATCCAGCAAATCCATGCTGCCCGCTTCGCCGATCATTCCCATTTCGGAGAGCAGAAACTGCCCGGAAGTTGTGATGCTTTTGGTCGGTTCTACTGTTGTCGATGGTCCTCTCGATGCGAACATCGATAGCCCCTGTAGCGTGCGCTGGATATCCGTGATCGATTGCTGCATGCGCAAACGCTCGGACACCTTATGAATAACTGCAATAATCTCCAGCCGATTCAAGGGCTTGGCAATGTAGTATTCAATACCGAGCGAGTAGGCCTCTCCGATCATGTTTTTGGATTCAATACGGGAAATCATAATGATTTTTCCACTGAATTGATTACCGAGCGCACGCACCGTCTGAATACCATCACGAACTGGCATCAGCAGATCAATGAGCAATACATCAATCCGGTTAAGCTCCAATAGATCGCTGTTCACATAGGAACCGTCCTCCGCTTCGCCGATAATCTCACCGAGACCTTCATCTTCAATAATGTCTGCCAGCATAGAACGAATTCCCTGATCGTCATCCACAATATAAAAGCGCATCCGGGCTATCTTCCTTTCTCCGTCAGTTTCCGTAATGGCAATGTGACTGTAAAAGTGGTCCGTACCCTGTCTGTGTGTTCTGCTTCATCCTGTTGCAGCACAATCGTTCCTTCGAGGCTCTCCGCTACCTCACGCACATAAAACAATCCCATGCCAGTCGAAGGCTGTCCTTCATCATCATACTTGGTTGTATACCCCGGTGTGAAGACCATTTCCCGTTTGCGCTGAGGAATCCCCGGGCCGTTGTCCGTGACGCTAAAGGTCACCGTGTTCTCTTTTCCCGGTAGAAACCGAATGGAAACGTCAATCCTTCCGTGGTCCTTCATCGCTTCGACGGCATTAGCTGTCAGGTTATTAATGAGTGTCAAAACCGTATAAACATGCAGCTTGGGCAGCAAAGGGTCAACATTCAGGGTGAAATAAATAGATTTGTCCAGCGCTTGTGCATATTTGTGGTTCGTTCGGACGATCAACTCCCCAAGCTCCCGAGAAGGCATGTAATGCACTCCGCTTTCCGCATCAATCAGCTTCGACAGCCCGGCATAAATCCGTTGACTATCTTTTTTGATCTCATGAACCTGACCGGAAATACGAAGCGCCTGTCTGGCGTACCGGTCCCTGTCTTCCAAGGATTCAGCCTGCTGCAACTCCCGGTACAGCTCGTAGCTTTCACGGGTGATTTGCTCTGTGTGCGACAGGGTTTTACCGAGCTGGACGGACTCCTCATACAGATCCGATACCAGGAGTAGAATCCGCTCAGTCTGCTGTCTTTGCGCCTCTTCATGCTGAACGGACTGCTTCAGGCGAATGATATTATAGAACCCGAGCACGAAGAAGCTGCGGATCATGGCGATGAGCACCACCTTGCCCATCTTGAAGATGTCCCAGAATTCCCCGTCAATGCTCCGCCGGACGCTAAGTTCCGCCACGCTTGCCGCAACCTCTATACCCACGGAGAGGATGCCTACCCTGAGAGCGCGGTAAGGCTCGGCGTTAATGTTAAGGACCTGAAAGAGCAGGCCGTAGACCATGTAATAAAAAAAGGTAGGCCCGTGCAGGGTTACCAGCTCTTCGAAGGAAGGATCGGGAAGTGTGAAATAACTGAGTGATATGCGAAAGGCCACCACGGCTAAGCCAGTAAGCAGTCCCGATACAGCGGGCGGAATATGACGAATAGATAGCAGAAAGAAAAAAAATACTGGTGTGCCGAAGCTGAGACGAAATGTATTAGAGAATGGGTGAATATTTAGCTCGCCCGCCAGCGGTACGACCACAAGCATAAGCAGGAAAAGGAGGATATTCAGCTTCATAATTATTCACCTCCTGTGTATTCGATCAAAAAAGCAATATGAGATAAATTCACAATCCAACATTAAAATGGTGAATTAAATAAAA from Paenibacillus sp. FSL R10-2782 includes the following:
- a CDS encoding sensor histidine kinase, which encodes MKLNILLFLLMLVVVPLAGELNIHPFSNTFRLSFGTPVFFFFLLSIRHIPPAVSGLLTGLAVVAFRISLSYFTLPDPSFEELVTLHGPTFFYYMVYGLLFQVLNINAEPYRALRVGILSVGIEVAASVAELSVRRSIDGEFWDIFKMGKVVLIAMIRSFFVLGFYNIIRLKQSVQHEEAQRQQTERILLLVSDLYEESVQLGKTLSHTEQITRESYELYRELQQAESLEDRDRYARQALRISGQVHEIKKDSQRIYAGLSKLIDAESGVHYMPSRELGELIVRTNHKYAQALDKSIYFTLNVDPLLPKLHVYTVLTLINNLTANAVEAMKDHGRIDVSIRFLPGKENTVTFSVTDNGPGIPQRKREMVFTPGYTTKYDDEGQPSTGMGLFYVREVAESLEGTIVLQQDEAEHTDRVRTTFTVTLPLRKLTEKGR
- a CDS encoding MFS transporter; the protein is MKRRIHLNHNIVCMIVISLIANMSGSMILPLFAIYVEQFGISALHMSILFSLFYVGRFLGGGLAGRIYEKIGAKRLGLSLLLAEIICMLLFPIAESFIILSILRLLQGLVAIGLTVFVRVTINQISTTENRGILNGYISSSEGAGTILGPIMSGVIVSYFTLSVPFYFVAMFSLVSFVAVSRMTFPSPPSKPQPQREPLHEPKRKTALTKQLLLYSTVHFLEMSAFAIFLTYFSVYATYKFHWSPVEISLAFTIIGVSTFVSAPFIGKVSDLLKDRLMLSIIGLLLIMVEIALFLWFKEPWIVYLGMFIGGIGGASYLDSFYSQLGDVIPEENRSSFIGNVVSLSELGAIVSPIIAGVLIERFNINAPFYYNMILVLMAIAIQYFIRLKSKSSRKRPLH
- a CDS encoding DinB family protein, producing MSDANQLFGQALVKSLVGERGHIRVARALPDIDAELAGKKNAEMPYSIYQLLKHMSYWQQFMLEHLEGRKPQLPGNVMESWPEETGPQSEEAWQAVINEFLQGVDQAVKIAETAQLDDSLAHFPGETKAGLLRNIASHNSYHLGEIVLLRRIYGAWPPPGGGFPA
- a CDS encoding helix-turn-helix transcriptional regulator, which translates into the protein MIQTIAERIGIVVRELRKGQGLTQQELADEIGTSFSYIGRVERGESNVTIETITKITNALNIEFFDFMSLGKKQENEVILAINALLLKQDEQSHKKALNILKEVFDEK
- a CDS encoding response regulator; translation: MRFYIVDDDQGIRSMLADIIEDEGLGEIIGEAEDGSYVNSDLLELNRIDVLLIDLLMPVRDGIQTVRALGNQFSGKIIMISRIESKNMIGEAYSLGIEYYIAKPLNRLEIIAVIHKVSERLRMQQSITDIQRTLQGLSMFASRGPSTTVEPTKSITTSGQFLLSEMGMIGEAGSMDLLDMLEYLDQYEEETGNLSPYLFPPLKDIFANVALKRLGSSASAAELSKEIKASEQRVRRAIFQTLSHIVSLGLTDYTHPKFENYASKFFDFTEIRKKMLELQNNVEPSLSQARINTKKFVQVFYMEAKRLLH